The following are encoded together in the Streptomyces flavofungini genome:
- a CDS encoding PTS transporter subunit EIIC has translation MSSTAAAIPQKKWWNGLFQGLQKMGRSLQLPIAVLPAAGILNRLGQPDVFGDDGLGWTNVAKVFAAAGGALLDSSLGLPLLFCIGVAIGMAKKADGSTALAAVAGFLVYYAVLRAFPEDCPAGADFAGAGMWSGVCVAEDGTSTQAAYQNPGVFGGIVMGLLAAWFWQRYHRVKLVDWLGFFNGRRLVPIIMAFVGLVFAGLCVWVWPPVGDGLTSFSKWLVDLGWLGSGIFGVANRALLTVGLHQFLNTFVWFQFGDYTKADGTVVHGDINRFLAGDPTAGQFTSGFFPIMMFALPAAALAITHAARPERRKVVGGLMLSVGLTSFVTGITEPIEYSFLFIAPALYAIHALLTGVSMAVTWGLGVKDGFSFSAGLIDYVINWSLATKPWLIIPIGLCFAVVYYFLFLFVIKKFDLPTPGREPEEEAKALDEEQTKA, from the coding sequence ATGAGTTCCACTGCCGCCGCGATACCCCAGAAGAAGTGGTGGAACGGCCTGTTCCAGGGCCTGCAGAAGATGGGCCGCAGCCTGCAACTGCCCATCGCCGTGCTGCCGGCCGCGGGCATCCTGAACCGGCTCGGCCAACCGGACGTCTTCGGCGACGACGGCCTCGGCTGGACCAACGTGGCCAAGGTCTTCGCGGCCGCGGGCGGCGCCCTGCTCGACTCCTCGCTCGGCCTGCCGCTCCTCTTCTGCATCGGCGTCGCGATCGGCATGGCGAAGAAGGCGGACGGCTCCACCGCGCTCGCCGCGGTCGCGGGCTTCCTCGTCTACTACGCGGTCCTGCGCGCCTTCCCCGAGGACTGCCCCGCGGGCGCCGACTTCGCGGGCGCCGGGATGTGGAGCGGGGTCTGCGTGGCCGAGGACGGCACCTCCACGCAGGCCGCGTACCAGAATCCAGGGGTCTTCGGCGGCATCGTCATGGGCCTGCTCGCCGCCTGGTTCTGGCAGCGCTACCACCGCGTGAAGCTGGTGGACTGGCTCGGCTTCTTCAACGGCCGCCGCCTGGTCCCGATCATCATGGCGTTCGTCGGCCTGGTCTTCGCGGGCCTGTGCGTCTGGGTCTGGCCGCCTGTCGGCGACGGCCTCACCAGCTTCTCCAAGTGGCTGGTCGACCTCGGCTGGCTGGGCTCGGGCATCTTCGGCGTGGCCAACCGCGCGCTGCTGACCGTCGGCCTGCACCAGTTCCTGAACACCTTCGTCTGGTTCCAGTTCGGCGACTACACCAAGGCGGACGGCACGGTCGTCCACGGCGACATCAACCGCTTCCTCGCGGGCGACCCGACGGCGGGCCAGTTCACCTCGGGCTTCTTCCCGATCATGATGTTCGCGCTGCCCGCGGCGGCCCTCGCGATCACGCACGCGGCCCGCCCCGAGCGCCGCAAGGTGGTCGGCGGCCTGATGCTCTCGGTCGGCCTGACGTCCTTCGTCACCGGCATCACCGAGCCGATCGAGTACTCCTTCCTGTTCATCGCGCCCGCGCTGTACGCGATCCACGCCCTGCTCACCGGCGTCTCGATGGCGGTCACCTGGGGCCTCGGGGTGAAGGACGGCTTCAGCTTCTCCGCCGGCCTCATCGACTACGTCATCAACTGGAGCCTGGCCACGAAACCCTGGCTGATCATCCCGATCGGCCTGTGCTTCGCGGTGGTCTACTACTTCTTGTTCCTCTTCGTGATCAAGAAGTTCGACCTGCCCACCCCGGGACGCGAACCGGAGGAGGAGGCAAAGGCGTTGGACGAGGAACAGACCAAGGCGTAG